A window of Gemmatimonadota bacterium contains these coding sequences:
- a CDS encoding peptide MFS transporter, translated as MTPSSPSPAKPVSADLAPFVNDKRFFGHPLGLSTLFATEMWERFSFYGLRPLLILFMSAALAEGGFGFDRTDAATIVGIYAASVYLASLPGGWIADRLLGLRRAILLGAMLITSGHLSIGLSGVAGAGAGKIFFFLGLILIVLGTGLLKPNISAIVGDLYPEGGARRDAGFSIFYMGINTGAFVGQLVTGWLGERVSWHYGFGAAGVGMLAGLLWFWLRQQATLGPIGKDIVRDPDPAVQARRESTVRNWALGGLATLGAVFAAAAAGLVTLSPQAIGQSMTVVLVGVAVAYFSYIFIFGGLDGDEKKRVAVIFVLFVFAAIFWAAFEQAPTSLNLFANDFTDRSLFGWEVPATWFQSINSAFIILFAPVFAAVWVWMAKSGIELSSPAKFTLGLAVTTVGFAIMISAANAVVASGGTVKVSPWFLIVSYLLQTFGELCISPVGLSSMTKLAPRAYVGQMMGIWFLATSVGNLVAGLVGGHVDPTKLEQTPLVFTGTTIALLASTLILAAMIVPIRRMMANVR; from the coding sequence ATGACCCCGTCCAGTCCCTCCCCCGCGAAGCCGGTCAGTGCCGACCTGGCACCGTTCGTCAACGACAAGCGCTTCTTCGGCCACCCCCTCGGACTCTCGACGCTCTTCGCGACCGAGATGTGGGAGCGATTCTCGTTCTACGGCCTGCGGCCGCTGCTCATCCTGTTCATGTCGGCCGCGCTGGCCGAGGGCGGCTTCGGCTTCGACCGCACCGATGCGGCGACGATCGTCGGCATCTACGCGGCCTCGGTCTACCTCGCCTCGCTCCCCGGCGGCTGGATCGCCGATCGCCTCCTCGGTCTCAGGCGCGCCATCCTCCTCGGCGCGATGCTCATCACCAGCGGCCACCTCTCCATCGGCCTCTCGGGCGTCGCCGGCGCCGGCGCCGGGAAGATCTTCTTCTTCCTCGGCCTCATCCTGATCGTCCTCGGCACCGGCCTCCTCAAGCCGAACATCTCGGCGATCGTGGGGGACCTGTATCCCGAGGGGGGCGCCCGACGCGACGCCGGCTTCTCGATCTTCTACATGGGCATCAACACCGGCGCGTTCGTCGGGCAGCTCGTCACCGGCTGGCTCGGCGAGCGCGTGAGCTGGCACTACGGCTTCGGCGCCGCCGGCGTGGGCATGCTCGCGGGCCTGCTCTGGTTCTGGCTCCGCCAGCAGGCGACGCTCGGCCCCATCGGCAAGGATATCGTGCGCGACCCCGATCCCGCGGTGCAGGCGCGACGCGAGTCCACCGTGCGGAACTGGGCGCTCGGCGGGCTCGCGACGCTCGGCGCCGTCTTCGCCGCGGCAGCGGCCGGGCTCGTCACGCTCTCGCCGCAGGCGATCGGCCAGTCGATGACCGTCGTGCTCGTCGGGGTGGCCGTCGCCTACTTCAGTTACATCTTCATCTTCGGCGGCCTCGATGGCGACGAGAAGAAGCGCGTCGCGGTCATCTTCGTGCTGTTCGTCTTCGCCGCGATCTTCTGGGCCGCCTTCGAGCAGGCCCCCACCTCGCTCAACCTCTTCGCCAACGACTTCACCGATCGCTCGCTGTTCGGGTGGGAGGTCCCGGCGACCTGGTTCCAGTCGATCAACTCGGCGTTCATCATCCTCTTCGCGCCGGTCTTCGCCGCCGTCTGGGTGTGGATGGCGAAGTCGGGGATCGAGCTGTCGAGCCCCGCGAAGTTCACGCTCGGGCTCGCCGTGACCACCGTCGGCTTCGCGATCATGATCAGCGCGGCGAACGCGGTCGTCGCCAGTGGCGGCACGGTGAAGGTCTCGCCCTGGTTCCTCATCGTCTCCTACCTGCTGCAGACCTTCGGCGAGCTCTGCATTAGTCCGGTCGGCCTCTCGTCGATGACGAAGCTCGCGCCGCGCGCCTACGTCGGGCAGATGATGGGCATCTGGTTCCTCGCGACGTCGGTCGGGAACCTCGTCGCCGGGCTCGTCGGGGGGCACGTCGACCCCACCAAGCTGGAGCAGACGCCGCTCGTCTTCACCGGCACGACGATCGCGCTGCTCGCCTCGACGCTCATCCTCGCGGCGATGATCGTCCCCATCCGCCGGATGATGGCCAACGTGCGCTAG
- a CDS encoding glycosyltransferase family 4 protein, with the protein MSLGRVPSLRVLHVDAARDWRGGERQLLLLVQGLRARGVEPLVAARPASPLLQRLKTEGIATAALNMRSDLDLLAVRRLRRLIATWRPAVVHAHDGRSQVLALGALVGRRGRIPLVVTRRSAAVPRGPLRFGPRVARFIAISEAVREALRAGGVADARISVAYPGVAARAPERPRDWRAECGWPAGTVVVGIVGPFAAEAELARLESLLAAFPTEVTRQLGLVLLGGHATGRGTVGDVRSFRAGFVHDVPHALAGLDLLLHPGGAEGLGTAVVEAMALGVPSIAFAAGGLAEIVADGVDGALVAPGDTAGFARATARLVTDAEARLRLGAAAPEQAKRFSPDRMVGAVLDVYRDVLERSGV; encoded by the coding sequence ATGAGTCTCGGCCGGGTTCCGTCACTTCGCGTCCTCCACGTGGATGCGGCGCGCGATTGGCGTGGCGGCGAGCGGCAACTGCTGCTCCTCGTGCAGGGCCTCCGGGCGCGCGGCGTCGAGCCGCTCGTCGCCGCGCGACCCGCCTCCCCGCTGCTCCAGCGACTGAAGACCGAGGGCATCGCGACCGCGGCGCTGAACATGCGGTCCGACCTCGACCTCCTCGCCGTTCGGCGCCTCCGTCGCCTCATCGCGACCTGGCGTCCTGCCGTCGTGCATGCGCACGACGGACGGAGCCAGGTCCTGGCGCTCGGCGCCCTCGTCGGACGCCGCGGCCGAATCCCGCTCGTCGTGACGCGCCGGTCGGCCGCGGTCCCGCGCGGACCCCTGCGATTCGGCCCGCGCGTCGCCCGATTCATCGCGATCTCCGAGGCGGTACGCGAGGCATTGCGTGCCGGTGGCGTTGCCGACGCGCGCATCAGCGTCGCCTACCCCGGTGTCGCGGCGCGCGCTCCCGAGCGCCCGCGCGATTGGCGGGCGGAGTGCGGCTGGCCGGCGGGGACGGTCGTCGTCGGCATCGTCGGCCCGTTCGCCGCCGAGGCCGAGCTCGCGCGGCTGGAGTCGCTGCTCGCGGCCTTCCCCACCGAGGTCACCCGCCAGCTCGGGCTCGTCCTGCTCGGCGGCCACGCCACCGGGCGCGGAACGGTCGGCGATGTCCGGAGCTTCCGCGCGGGCTTCGTCCACGACGTCCCGCACGCCCTCGCGGGGCTCGACCTCCTCCTGCATCCGGGCGGCGCCGAGGGCCTCGGCACCGCGGTCGTCGAGGCGATGGCCCTCGGCGTCCCGAGCATCGCCTTCGCGGCCGGTGGGCTCGCGGAGATCGTCGCGGATGGGGTCGATGGCGCCCTCGTCGCCCCCGGCGACACGGCCGGCTTCGCCCGCGCCACCGCGCGACTGGTCACCGACGCGGAGGCCCGGCTGCGGCTCGGCGCCGCCGCCCCCGAGCAGGCGAAGCGCTTCTCCCCCGACCGCATGGTGGGAGCCGTGCTCGACGTCTACCGTGACGTACTGGAGCGTTCCGGGGTCTGA
- a CDS encoding glycosyltransferase family 2 protein, whose translation MLYICIPTFDEAPTVGVLLWRIRKVFQEYAREYEILVYDDASTDATRDVLEPYAKALPLTVIGGKERVGYARAVEALLREASQRTKYPRRDAVILLQADFTDQPEGIPELVKRFEGGADVVVAERVVPDGAPETIRKLHKLAGWLPKVWPIRKAVTVPGVSDPFGSFRLLRITVVRDLLKASGDGPVTRAEAPWQANLEFLQAAAAQARRLENVSLPQRFDVRVRDTRRDAWPDAWALLRAGWAARGRAGARPAT comes from the coding sequence GTGCTCTATATCTGCATCCCGACCTTTGATGAGGCGCCGACCGTGGGCGTGCTCCTCTGGCGCATCCGCAAGGTGTTCCAGGAGTACGCGCGCGAGTACGAGATCCTCGTGTACGACGACGCCAGCACCGACGCCACGCGCGACGTGCTCGAGCCCTACGCCAAGGCGCTCCCCCTCACCGTGATCGGAGGGAAGGAGCGCGTCGGCTACGCGCGAGCCGTCGAGGCCCTACTCCGCGAGGCCTCCCAGCGCACCAAGTATCCGCGCCGTGACGCGGTGATCCTCCTCCAGGCGGACTTCACCGACCAGCCCGAAGGGATCCCCGAGCTCGTGAAGCGCTTCGAAGGTGGCGCGGACGTGGTGGTCGCCGAACGCGTGGTGCCCGACGGGGCGCCGGAGACCATCCGCAAGCTGCACAAGCTCGCGGGGTGGTTGCCCAAGGTCTGGCCCATCCGGAAGGCGGTCACCGTCCCCGGCGTCTCGGACCCGTTCGGCTCGTTCCGCCTGCTCCGCATCACCGTCGTGCGCGACCTGCTCAAGGCGTCCGGCGACGGACCGGTCACGCGTGCCGAGGCGCCTTGGCAGGCGAACCTGGAGTTCCTGCAGGCGGCGGCCGCGCAGGCGCGGCGGCTGGAGAACGTCTCCTTGCCGCAGCGCTTCGACGTCCGCGTGCGCGACACGCGACGCGACGCATGGCCGGATGCCTGGGCCCTCCTGCGCGCCGGGTGGGCCGCGCGTGGTCGCGCCGGGGCCCGCCCCGCGACGTGA
- a CDS encoding DUF3108 domain-containing protein has translation MAHLLATAALTGALALPADAQVASNGRAPAPVPFQAGENLTYDVRFGAIKVGTGRMRVVGIENIRSRPAWHVLFTLSGGTFFYQVDDVYESWMDVMTLNSLRYVQNQDQGQRERKRTFEIFPERAVYNEVFKKNREMPSVANPLDDGSFLFYIRTVPLEVGRTYEFNRYFKPDRNPVVIRVLRKERVRVPAGTFDAIVLQPIIKTSGIFSEGGQAEIWLTDDDKRMMIQMRSRLSFGSLNLYLRSYRWAADSTASGDPDDTGSPR, from the coding sequence GTGGCGCACCTCCTTGCGACCGCCGCGCTGACGGGGGCGCTCGCGCTCCCCGCCGACGCGCAGGTCGCCTCGAACGGGCGGGCGCCGGCGCCGGTCCCGTTCCAGGCGGGGGAGAACCTCACGTACGACGTGCGCTTCGGTGCCATCAAGGTCGGGACCGGCCGGATGCGCGTGGTCGGGATCGAGAACATCCGCAGTCGCCCCGCGTGGCACGTGCTCTTCACGCTCTCCGGCGGCACGTTCTTCTACCAGGTGGACGACGTCTACGAGAGCTGGATGGACGTCATGACGCTCAACTCGCTCCGCTACGTCCAGAACCAGGACCAGGGCCAGCGGGAGCGGAAGCGCACCTTCGAGATCTTCCCCGAGCGCGCGGTCTACAACGAGGTCTTCAAGAAGAACCGCGAGATGCCCTCGGTCGCGAACCCGCTCGACGACGGGTCGTTCCTGTTCTACATCCGCACCGTCCCGCTCGAAGTGGGGCGGACGTACGAGTTCAATCGCTATTTCAAGCCCGACCGCAATCCCGTGGTGATCCGCGTGCTCCGCAAGGAACGCGTGCGCGTCCCCGCCGGGACCTTCGACGCGATCGTCCTGCAGCCGATCATCAAGACTTCGGGCATCTTCTCCGAGGGCGGCCAAGCCGAGATCTGGCTCACCGACGACGACAAGCGGATGATGATCCAGATGCGTTCGCGCCTCTCGTTCGGGTCGCTCAACCTGTACCTGCGCTCGTACCGCTGGGCGGCCGACTCGACCG